In Pyxicephalus adspersus chromosome 12, UCB_Pads_2.0, whole genome shotgun sequence, a genomic segment contains:
- the DIO2 gene encoding type II iodothyronine deiodinase — translation MGLLSVDLLITLQILPGFFSNCLFLALYDSVVLVKHVLLQLNRSKSSQGQWRRMLTPEGLRCVWNSFLLDAYKQVKLGGDAPNSNVVHVTNKNSSSGKTGTPCQLLDFASSERPLVVNFGSATUPPFISQLPAFSKMVEEFSDVADFLLVYIDEAHPSDGWAAPGVSSYEVKKHRNQEDRCDAANKLLQQYSLPPQCQVVADCMDNNTNVAYGVSFERVCIVQRQKIVYLGGKGPFFYNLQEVRQWLELTFGKKTESRQTGTEK, via the exons ATGGGTCTGCTCAGCGTGGACCTGTTGATCACTCTGCAGATTCTGCCTGGCTTCTTCTCTAACTGCCTCTTCCTGGCTCTCTATGACTCTGTCGTGTTGGTGAAGCACGTGCTCCTACAGCTCAACCGGTCCAAATCCAGCCAAGGTCAGTGGCGCCGGATGCTCACCCCCGAAGGATTGCGCTGTGTCTGGAACAGCTTCCTATTGGACGCCTACAAACAG GTGAAGCTAGGTGGTGATGCTCCAAATTCGAATGTTGTTCATGTTACCAACAAAAACAGCTCTTCAGGAAAGACTGGAACACCATGTCAGCTTCTAGACTTTGCCAGCTCAGAGCGCCCACTTGTTGTCAACTTTGGATCAGCTACCTGACCTCCCTTCATAAGCCAGCTGCCTGCCTTCAGCAAGATGGTGGAGGAGTTCTCTGATGTAGCTGACTTCCTGTTGGTCTACATTGATGAGGCTCATCCCTCAGATGGCTGGGCGGCTCCTGGCGTCTCCTCTTATGAAGTGAAGAAGCATAGGAACCAAGAAGATCGTTGTGATGCTGCCAACAAACTTCTTCAACAATATTCTCTCCCCCCACAGTGCCAGGTGGTTGCAGACTGTATGGACAATAACACCAACGTGGCCTATGGTGTCTCCTTTGAAAGGGTGTGCATCGTACAGAGGCAAAAAATTGTTTACCTTGGAGGTAAAGGGCCGTTCTTCTACAACCTCCAGGAAGTAAGGCAATGGTTGGAACTCACATTTGGAAAGAAGACAGAAAGCAGACAAACCGGAACAGAAAAATGA